The Balaenoptera ricei isolate mBalRic1 chromosome X, mBalRic1.hap2, whole genome shotgun sequence region TTCTCATTGTGCTGCTGACAATCTCTAAAAACTTGTTTGTATAACTTTTCCCATTAGCAGAATACTACAGAtgtaaagcaaaagcaaaaataagacgCTTGAATGAGTAAAACAGAATGTACACATCTTAAAGTTAAATTAGTGGTTTTGGTGTATTTGTACTAGCTCACAACTGAGGATTGAAAAAATTCCTAAAGGGATTTGAGGGAACAGGAAACGCGTTCACGCTTCGAAGCTGCTCAAGATCGTGCTTATGAAGGAACATTTCTAACGTTCTGAGCAAGTTTCGTTTTGCTTccgttgaaatttaaaaattaaaaaaaaaaaaaagaccaccggGGTCAGGAAGCTAGGTCTCCCGGGTAAACTgcacgcccctccccctccccccggctccccccctccccccggctccccccccaccttcccctcctcGCCGTCCGGGGGCTCCTGATCCCTGGCGCCCAGCCCGACCCCGCCCCGCGCGGCCCCGAGGCAACTTAGCCCGGCGGCCCGGAGGGGCACCAGGGACCGCGGTGGCCCGAGCGcagccagaggaggaggagggcgccCGCCGTGCAGCGCAGCTCGCATCTGCGGCCGCGCGGTCCACCTCCCGCGCCGATTCCCCCGCGTGCGTCCCTCTGTCCGCGGAGCCGGCGGGAGGCCCCGGGCTCTGGGCGCTGTATGGGAGGCCAAACCAGACcgatggcggcggcggcggcggcggccctgTCGGGCCTGGCGGTGCGGCTGTCTCGCTCGGCCGCGGCCCGCGGCTCGTACGGCGCCTTCTGCAAGGGGCTCACGCGCACGCTGATCACCTTCTTCGACCTGGCCTGGCGGCTGCGCGTGAACTTCCCCTACTTCTACGTCGTGGCTTCAGTGATTCTCAACGTGCGCCTGCAGGTACATATTTAGAGCAACTAACTCTGTGGCATTGGGGGGTGCCCAGCAGGATGGCTGACCTCCACCCACCGCCCTAGAGCAAAGCGACCAGCTCGCCTCGCGCACACAGACTTGCCGGCCTGTCTTGCCATTGCCCCATCTTTTCATATAAATGCGCGGCTAGAAGTCATTTGCGGAAAGCCTGCAATATAATCAAAAAAGCCTAAGATATAATGAAAAGTTGAATCTCAAGGAAATAGCTAATTCAAAGAACAGaacttaaaaatctgaaaatcctCAGAAATATCTGAGAAGTTCTTGCATCCATAAAACAAAAGACAGCACCGAAGGTAGGGAAATGACAATAAGCACAGGATgccctaagggggaaaaaaggaaaagttactaacaacttaaaaaaagataaactgtaCAAGAATGGTCCAAATAGGAGGCAAATCCtccaaattagaaaaagaagtgaaTAGACTTCCAACTGAATGGAATCGATTCcaggcaacagaaatttatcgCATGATCGGGAAGGCATACATTTCTTCATCCCAAAAGAAACGACAACGGCAAACAGAACCTACTGGgaaaaacaaacatttcaaaCTGTACAAGGAGAGCATGCTTCACATATGAAGCAACCTCAGACGTGGCCTGTTTTTCAAGCGTTGCCTGGAGTGTGAGAAAGGGAATCTGAACGCTGGCACGTGGATCAACACTCAATCCAATCATAGCGTTCAACTTTGCTACTCAGTGAACAGTGTTTAAATAATCATTACAATGGAAATATTAGttatgctttttcatttttagagtAAATCTCTAGGCACAGCAGGGGAGACTTAATTATAGTTATAGAACAGAGTGGGAATGTTAACCAACTTTGACAAGTACAGGCAACAAGTTGGCAGGtagagaggaggaaatggaacAGTGGTGTTATTCTCCTAAACTAGGAAGTCCAGATACTGTTTCTAGTTGAAAGAGTAAGACAGATTTAGGGGTTagatttttaaagtgaacaaGGTAACAAACAGAAGAGTTAAAAATAGTGATACAACCATATGGAGGGGGGGAGGAAAACCAAGGGGACAGCAGGAAGTCAGCAGAAAATGCCTCAGGTCATCAAGTTAAGAAATAGTAAGAAAAGCATATTATTAGGAAAAATGGAGTTAACCTCTAAACAGACATGTAAAAGTTTTTGCCTCTGGGTTGGGAAAGCAAAAGttgagaagggtgggtgggaATTTACTGCTTTTCATTATATGTCCTTTTGTACTGGTTGATTTTTCTAAATCCTTTATATGCATGTATTACTTTGATTAAAAGTTAAAACTTATTACACATGAATTTACTGCAATTAGAAGGAAATCTGGGGGAAGTGGGGGTACATGAGTTCAGGTAGATTCTGCCTTCCTATCTTTCTGCAATAGTGGATGCATATCCTAAAATGTTCCTGAATGACTGCATGAAATATGATTTCCTTGCTTTCCAAGCAAACCATAAGACCATAAAGAAATGCCTCATGAAATGGCCAGTAATCTTCAGGTAGCCCAGAGCTTCCTTACTGTATGTAACTTTTCACGAGCTAACGTCTGCAATGTCACagttaaagtaaaaacaaaaagtgtgatttaatttttcaaaactgaaaaatttaaaaactggaaaattggACAAGTACCCCATGATGTTTAGACAAGGTTCTTACACTTTAATATTGATCATAATGGCAAGACAGGGGAAATAAGCTAAATGTACAACGGGAGTTTGGCTAAATAGAAATAGTCCGTCTAAGTAATGGGATACTatgtagctattaaaaataaggaaTTATATTTTATCCATGTGTAATAGATGTGAAGTCACCTCACCAATGGCTCAAGTGATTGAGCcagagggaaatatatatatattatataatatacatttatatactccACCTAGTTATAGAGAAATAATAATACTTGCAAACACTATTGCACACTAACCATAAGCCATGCAATgtcctaagcactttatatacatcattgcatttaatcctcacaacaactcagaGATAAGTGACTGTCATTACCCCCAATGTTCAGGAGAGGAGACAAACACGGAAAAGGATAGTGGCAGAGTGATGAAATACTGCCAACAATATTATTCTTCCTACTAATGTGAGACATTCATTGCTATGATTCgtttctttctttgcatttttaaattgaagtataattgactcacaacgttttattagtttcaggtgtacaacatagtgattcagtatttttatacgtTACCAAAGGATCACCCCTGTTATGGTTAGttgttaattgtatttttattatttgaattgtGAGGCctcctttttaaaactttagtgTAAAAGTCACTATCCAAGTGGGTGGCATGGATGCCGGAACTTTGGGAACACAGGGCTAGGCACTCCATTCCTGCACCCTCGGGTTAGCACTCCCAAGTACAAGTACGTGTACCACTGCACACGAATGGAAGATCAGATGGAACTCATAGTCACGCAGGATTTGAATTCTAACCAAAGaaattagttttttggtttttggtttttggctttttttgctGCACCTCGaggcatgctggatcttagttccccgaccagggaacgtacccatgccccctgcagtggaagtgtggagtcttaaccactggaccaccagggaagtccctctttctttctttctttctttatttttcaagttttatttatttatttattttttatttttggctgcactgggtcttcgttgctgtgcaacggcttttctctagttgcggcgagcgggggctactcttcgttgcagtgcgcaggcttctcattgcagtggcttctcttgttgcggagcacgggctctaggcacgtgggcttcagtagttgtggctcgcgggcttagttgctctgcggcatgtgggatcttcccggaccagggctcgaacctgtgtcccctgcattggcaggcggattctcaaccactgcaccaccagggaagccccctgtttcttttttttaacttgaagtagagttgatgtacaatgtttcaggtgtacagccaagggattcagttatacatatacacatatagggaattccctggctttctctgtctgacttacctcacttagtatgataatttctaggtccatccatgttgctgcaaatggcattatttcatttttttatggctgagtagtattccattgtctatatacaccacatctttatctattcatctgtcagtagacacttaggttgcttccatatcttggctattgtacatagtgctgctgtgaacattggggtgcatgtgtctttttgaattatggctttctctggatatatgcccaagagtgggattgagggatcatatggtaactattcttagttttttaaggaacctccatactgttctccatagtggctgtataaatttacattcccaccaacggtgtaggagggttcccttttctccacaccctctccagcacttgttatttgtagacttttttatgatggccattctgattggtgaaaaaaattccttttctacCTTGACTCCAtcatttccctcttcctttcccccaGGTCCTCTCCAGATAGGACCAAACTTCCAACTTTACAGGCACAGATGCAGGTTCCAGGTCCTGAACTTTCCTCAGGCTGGACTACAGCCTGTGCTTTCTGTTGTGACCCTTGACCCCCTTCCTGGGACGCAGTTCCGTGACTGCCTTCAGACTGGTTCTGGTCACCTGAATGACTACTGGTGATGGCTCCCTTCTCCAGCAACTCAGAGAGATTATCTCTAGACTCCTGGGCCCCAGTATAGGGGTGGGAGTGGTTAGAGAGTGGGAAACATTCTGTCTTTCATGACTTACCACAAGTCCCCACCTTGGGTAGTTTTACTGCAAATCTAAGACCTTCGCTTCAAATCCTTCCTGAAAAATGCTTGGGAAGCTAGAGGTCAAGTTCATAAGCTAAATTTTGTTGAACCAAAGAATCTGAGTGATTCTGGGCAAGGTAACCAAAGTCTTAAAAGGTGGAGGCTCTAGAACAAGCAAGGATACCCAATTTGGGGGGCCTTTGCTGGGTACTGCTGTCCTTCCGTCACTTGGATTTCTACAGCAAGCACTCCTGTGGTCTGGAGAAGCGAATCTCTGATTTTCAGCAGTTCCCCAAAGGAGGGGATGTTAGGTAGACAGAAAAGTAATACAGACAGCATGTACAAACACCCTTCTTCCATTCATATGATTCCAAACATGCTCCCTCCTGGCATAATTTAATTACACCACGTACCACCAAGAACTACCCAGAGAGAAACAACACATACAAACACTTCCAGCTGTCACAGTCGGAGATGAGATCATGGGGCCTCTGATTATAGTTCAAGTTCTCCCCGTGatgtctcttctttctctagcgcCACCATTATCCCAACTTAATATTGTTATCCTACAATTCCATGACCTAAATGGTGAATTCACCACGACCACCACTCTGTCCTATTTACAATACTAAAGGAGAGGTgagagagttttttaaaaagacaaccaGCCAGGCAATACAGGTAGAAGGCACGTAGCCATGAGGTGGTCCTGCTATTTATGACTTCTCTGTCAATTCCATGATCCTTTTGCCTTACCTACTGGGGGCACGCAGTTTCGCTCCTGAGGAGTCTGAGCCTTGGTGGGCTTTGTAGGGTTGCAGTAGTCTGGCGTGCAAGCCCTCAGGACTGTCGTATAAGAAGGTACCTTAGGGGATCCAAGTCTCATTCGTATTCCTCCCTGTCAGCATGAACACCACAAGCACCTGCTTTGAGTGGCTCCAGGAGCTAAGAGTGACTTCACATTTCGTGCAACCATTGTTTTGTCCCAGACTAGAAGTGTTTCTTCTAGGGAACGAAAACCTCTAAACCAGCAGAGATCAGAGTTGCAGGGACACAAAGTAAAACTGTTGCAGATGGGTCAGGTGTAATTACGAGAGGCACCACCTTTATTTCTGCCCCTCTGTTCCCAAACTTGCAAATCTTGGCAATGGGAGAAACAGCACCATAAATGGGTTGCTGGTTCGTAGTGGATATGACATCCTAGCAGGCTGCCTGTGATTCTCCTATCAGGGCTTACCACAGGCTCCACACAGCAAGCATACTGATTCACGCTAAACATTGTGGCACCACTGGATCTTCTAGGTGATCAGAGCCAAGGGGCAGACCTACTAGCATGGTAGCCCACACCAGCTAGCTAGAGAGCCTGTTTTAGCTGTAGATCCACTTTAGTCTGGGTGTGGTAGGAATAACACCTACTTTTTCAAGTCTTGGATGGTGGCCAAAATCTCTGCACTTCCCATAAGGATAAGCTATCGCATTTTACTTCCTCTGTTGATAAGGAGGGTGATTTGCCTCTCCTTACCCTCATATCCCTTTCTCCAGGGGCCAGGTAGCCACTGTGGCAGTATACAGGAGACAGGTGCCTGTCTCTGCCTGGAAATTTCCGGCAGTCAGGAGGCTCGCTGTTCCAGCAGGATGAGCAGAGGCCATGGTATGGTGGAGGTGGAAGAAAAGGATGGGGGCGACCTCCCACTCGCTGCCTTCTCTCTGCATCCCTCAGAAGGTGCAGAAGATGACTTCAGTGGTTTCCGTGATGCCATGTGTTGGAGCACAGAGGTTAGAGGAAGCAACAGAAGGTCAGGGTAGCCCTGACAGCTGCCAGCCCAAAACACTCTACCTGGAGAGGAGGTCAGGGGCTTGGTTTTGTGGGTTCTAAAAGGAGGCCCAAATGTCCCTGTCCGAGAGGGTCCTCGGCTATATGGGGGGAGATGGGATGCCTTGAGGCTGGGCATCAACCACAGTAACAAAACGTACACACTCTAAGCAACGTGCAGATACCGCCTGACACTAAGTGTACCTGGGAACTGCTAGAATAATCCCAGAGGAGGGGCATCAGGGTCTCCCTGAGCCTCCTGAGTAGCAGCCTCAGGGAAGAACCCCATTTTCCCTAACCTCCATAAGCACTCCCTCCATTCTGCACTAGGTACTACTGCAGGGGTGTCCTGGGTCCCTTGGCACTAGTACTGCCTTAAAGGCAGTTTTCAATTAGTCTCTGAAAGGTTTGGGGCTGTCCTGCTTCCTGTTGCAAGTTGCCAAGGTCAACGGGTACGGGGGCTTTTGTAGCCaaaagtggggtccggctgctcaccgctcaaaagccaataaagagtcAAGGTTGGTGGGAAggaaaatttgctttattttggatgccggcaaccggggggggggcggtggggaggggggacgcctgtccaaaggctgactccCCTCCACTGACAACTAGTggacaagagcttttatagacggagggagggggctacatgcagaaacagcacaggcagTTCTGACCGTCATCTTGAACTTGGTCATGTAGTGGTGTGATCAGTGTcattttgattgttttaagtacagttaatcttcagttccagggtcggtttgtccccttttccttgaggccagttctcggaactGTGGCAGCTTctgtcatggctacagcctggtcatcatgtagttaacttcttccacctggtgggagtttcagtatctacaagacagctcacaggatacggctcagaatgttatctatagcccttaaggaggaactaaaggtccttgactttgcttaatgactacattattattatttggtctcctttgaccgttttcctttgttcctgcattttctcacttctctgattaaacttattctttggctaaagtttttccacagacaaaaggcaggctgaggacatggtggggaagGCCGAGGGGAAGGTTCACAGTGTTACAACAGATTCACCTGACCATCCTCTATTCTAAGGACTCTGGATGTGTGTAATTAATAATTCATGCCTGGGAACTGCACATGAGCTATTCCTCTATCTGTTAGGCTAGTGTGGTGACTCAAATGCAAGGCACCTCTCTTGGCCAGACCCAAGAATCTTTTTGGTTTTACAGATCAACTAAGGCCTTGGTGGATTGTCTGTAGATTTAATTCCTGGGAACTACAAGGTTAATTATCCATAGCCAGAGATCTCTCCATGTGTATTAGTccactcaggctgccataacaaaataccacagactgggtggcttaaaccgcagacatttattttctcacagtgctggagaatggaagtccaaggtcaaggtgccatcagggttggtttctggtgagatgtcttcctggcttgcagatggccaccttctttttgtgccctcacatggcctttcttttATGCATTTGCAGAGAGAGAGAtctagtgtctcttcctcttcttataaggacacccatCCTATCAGAATAGggacccacccttatgacctcatttaaccttaattacctccttaaagaccctatctccaaatatagtcacattgggagttagggcttcaacatatgaatggggggggggacacaattcagtccaccaCAACCTTTCAGATGCCAGCAGAAGTGCTTTTGAAAGCTTTGATGCTTCCCTCACCCACTAATTTCTTGAGGTAAGGGTTACAGGACAGACACTTTAATTTCTTTGGAGGGGCAAAGTTAGGGAGTGAATGGGTAGATGCTCATAAGATCCAATAGGGTACTCTTGTGTTCAGAAGTTTTGAATTTCTTCCCCTACATTATGCCAGTGGGCTTCTAGCCACTCAATGCCATATGTCACAGGCTAGCATCTGCTCCAGGTTTGCATTAGACAACCGAGAAAACAGAATCACAGCCTTCTGCCTGAGCTCGCCACTGTGAATAAAATTCATGAATGCCTACCCCTCATTCTATTTAACTCTATTCCTTGGCTGACACTGCATGTCACTTGCCATCCCTGGATAACATA contains the following coding sequences:
- the LOC132356998 gene encoding small integral membrane protein 10-like protein 2A, coding for MGGQTRPMAAAAAAALSGLAVRLSRSAAARGSYGAFCKGLTRTLITFFDLAWRLRVNFPYFYVVASVILNVRLQVHI